From the genome of Anaerobranca gottschalkii DSM 13577:
TTGTTGGAAGAACAGGTGCAGGAAAAACTACTATAATTAACTTACTAACAAGGTTTTATGAAATAAATGGGGGGAAAATACTAATTGATGGGCAGGATATAAAAAACTATACAAGGGAAAGTTTGCGAAAATCCTTTGGTATTGTATTACAAGATACTTACCTTTTTTCTGGAACAATTAGGGAAAATATCAGATATGGGAAATTATCGGCAACAGATCATGAAGTAGAACAAGCTGCCAGACTAGCTTATGCCCATAATTTTATTAAAAAATTACCTAGAGGTTATGATACAATATTATCTGAAAGTGGGAGCAACTTAAGTAGTGGTCAAAAACAGTTAATTGCAATTGCCAGGGCAATATTAGCAGATCCGGCAATTTTAATATTAGATGAGGCCACTAGTAATATAGATACCCGGACAGAAATTTATGTACAAAGGGGAATGTGGGAACTGATGAAAAACCGTACAAGTTTTATCATAGCCCACCGGTTAAGTACCATTAGGGATGCCGACATAATTATGGTAATAGATAAAGGACAAATAGTAGAAATGGGAGATCACAATACTTTAATGGCAAAAAAAGGAGTATATTATAAGCTCTATAATATTCAATTCAAAAATATTGCAATTTAAAGGATGAGGGAAATAAAAGATTTTTTCAGACTGAAGACAAACTATAAACAAAGTCACCGTTGGCTGTGGTAATTAAACAAAGATACGATTAAGTTGAGGAGATAGATTTAAGAGCTGATTAGATAAAAGGAAAAAGGGGTGAGGAACAGGACGTTCCGAAAGCTCTATTGAGCCATGGACGGCGAATTAGAGCGGTACCCTTCTTCCCTTTTAGATAGAAGCTTTAAATCTCGACGGAGACTTTGTTAGAATGTTTAATTACCACAGCCTTTAAAAAATGACTTTGTCTACAAACTGAAAGGAGCAAAAATTTGCTCCTTTTCTCTTTATTTTATAGTACCTAATGATATAATATCTACCTTTACAGTGATTTTAATTTCAGCATCACTAAATTGTTTATTCCAATTCTTTTTATCAAAAATATTAGGATGATATGCTTTAACATATCTACCGTATCCTACACTATCTACTATATACTTATTTTGGAGTTTATTTATAACCTTTTCACACATTGTTTTTATTTGAAATGCTAATATTCCCTCTAATTCTTTGATAAAATCTTCATCTAAAGATCTTTGACAGGTTAATTCGGTAATATTCCCCTTAATATTAATTTCATGGGTTATTATAATTTTATCCTCTTTTATGTCTATTTTGATTTTATTTTTACCCCCTGTACTTCTTAAGGTAAAATATTCTCCATCTTCAATTTTAGCTGTTAAAAAACCGTCACTAATGGAAGATCTTAAAATAGAGAGTGCTATACTTTCATCATGGGTTAAAACTCCGATCATTTTATCTCCTTTGAATAAAGCAGTACTATTGATTA
Proteins encoded in this window:
- a CDS encoding ABC transporter ATP-binding protein, giving the protein VGRTGAGKTTIINLLTRFYEINGGKILIDGQDIKNYTRESLRKSFGIVLQDTYLFSGTIRENIRYGKLSATDHEVEQAARLAYAHNFIKKLPRGYDTILSESGSNLSSGQKQLIAIARAILADPAILILDEATSNIDTRTEIYVQRGMWELMKNRTSFIIAHRLSTIRDADIIMVIDKGQIVEMGDHNTLMAKKGVYYKLYNIQFKNIAI